Genomic segment of Deinococcus apachensis DSM 19763:
ACGCAGGAGTCCGCCAGGTTAAAGATTGGGAAGTTCCCCGCGCGCAGGGCCTGGGTGATCAGGCTCAGGGGCGGCGCGTGGAACATGTCCGTGACCCGGCCGAAACGCAGGCCGTCGATGGTATTCCCGATGGCCCCCGCCGCGATCATGCTCAGTACGACCGTCAGAAAGCGGCTCTGGGGCCGCACGACTACGTAGACCAGGATACCCAGCCCGACCAGCAGGCGCCCCACGGCGAGCGGCACGGCTGACCCTGAGAACAGGCTCCAGGCCGCCCCGGTGTTGAAGGTCAGTACCCAATCCAGTACTCCCGGAATCAGGGGGATGGGCGCAGCGCCCTCCGTCAGATGAGCCAGCGCCCAGGCCTTGAGGGCCTGATCGGCGGCGACCAGCAGGGCGGCGATCAGCAGCGGCACCCAGGCGGGGAAAGTTCGCTGACGTTCGAGGAGGGTGGGCACGCCGCGCAGTATAGGGAGCGGCCGAGCTGGGACATGTCACATTGTCCCCGTCCCGCCAGCCGACAATGAGGCCATGGCGAATGTGGAATCCTTCGATCTCGACCACACCAAGGTCCAAGCCCCCTACGTCCGGCTGGCGGGCGTCAAGACCACCCCGCGCGGCGACAGCATCAGCAAGTACGACCTGCGCCTGCTCCAACCCAACCGCGGCGCGATTGAACCGGCGGCCCTCCACACCCTGGAACACCTCCTCGCCGGTTACCTGCGCGACCACCTTCAGAACGTGGTGGACGTGTCCCCGATGGGCTGCCGCACAGGCATGTATATGGCCGTCATCGGCGAGCCGGAC
This window contains:
- a CDS encoding S-ribosylhomocysteine lyase, coding for MANVESFDLDHTKVQAPYVRLAGVKTTPRGDSISKYDLRLLQPNRGAIEPAALHTLEHLLAGYLRDHLQNVVDVSPMGCRTGMYMAVIGEPDEEGVLRAFEAALRDTEAHDRLIPGVSELECGNYRDHDLEAARQHAREALSQGLKVQETILLER
- the lspA gene encoding signal peptidase II, whose product is MPTLLERQRTFPAWVPLLIAALLVAADQALKAWALAHLTEGAAPIPLIPGVLDWVLTFNTGAAWSLFSGSAVPLAVGRLLVGLGILVYVVVRPQSRFLTVVLSMIAAGAIGNTIDGLRFGRVTDMFHAPPLSLITQALRAGNFPIFNLADSCVVVGTLLLLIASLRGERGAKSRTS